A DNA window from Porphyromonas gingivalis ATCC 33277 contains the following coding sequences:
- the bioB gene encoding biotin synthase BioB codes for MIQTIENRLINGGEPTFEEALLLASSADKEALYETAHRITRHFMGDKFDTCSIINAKSGNCPEDCKWCAQSRHYATSIEKYGLLSATVCAEQAAYNRRQGIGRFSLVASGRTASMNEIRQMAESFRTIKQRTDIKCCASLGLLSEEKLQILFDNGVTTYHCNMETAPSFFPSLCSTHTQEEKLATIRAARRVGMRVCSGGIIGMGETMEQRIEFAFFLHSINVYSIPINILQPIPGTPLEKTPPLSEEEYLTTVALFRLINPRAFLRFSGGRAQLSPAVQRKAIYIGINAAITGDLLTTTGSKAAEDMQLARECGFQVTNDTDWEVSYDH; via the coding sequence ATGATTCAGACGATCGAAAACAGACTGATAAACGGTGGCGAACCAACTTTTGAGGAAGCCCTCCTGCTGGCTTCCTCTGCCGATAAGGAAGCACTCTACGAGACAGCACATCGGATCACCCGACATTTCATGGGCGATAAGTTCGACACTTGCTCCATCATCAACGCCAAGAGCGGCAACTGTCCAGAAGACTGTAAATGGTGTGCTCAAAGCCGCCATTATGCCACTTCGATAGAGAAATACGGACTTCTTTCGGCCACTGTTTGTGCCGAACAGGCCGCTTATAACAGGCGGCAAGGCATCGGACGCTTTTCTCTTGTGGCCAGCGGGCGCACTGCGTCTATGAATGAGATACGGCAGATGGCCGAAAGTTTTCGTACCATCAAGCAACGAACGGACATCAAATGCTGCGCCTCTTTAGGGCTGCTCTCGGAGGAGAAACTGCAGATATTATTCGACAACGGGGTGACCACCTACCACTGCAATATGGAGACAGCTCCGAGTTTCTTCCCCTCCCTGTGCAGCACGCACACGCAGGAAGAAAAGCTCGCCACCATCCGAGCTGCACGCCGTGTGGGAATGCGTGTATGCAGTGGCGGAATCATCGGCATGGGGGAGACGATGGAGCAGCGGATCGAATTTGCTTTCTTCCTGCACAGCATCAATGTCTACTCCATCCCGATCAATATCCTGCAGCCGATCCCCGGCACTCCGCTGGAGAAGACTCCGCCTCTAAGCGAAGAGGAGTACCTCACGACTGTGGCACTGTTCCGGCTCATCAATCCTCGAGCTTTTCTTCGCTTTTCGGGAGGACGGGCACAACTAAGCCCCGCCGTTCAGCGTAAGGCTATATATATAGGTATCAATGCAGCCATTACGGGCGACCTCCTCACCACGACGGGAAGCAAAGCCGCTGAGGATATGCAGCTCGCGAGGGAATGCGGATTTCAAGTGACTAACGATACAGACTGGGAGGTAAGCTATGACCATTGA
- a CDS encoding peptide MFS transporter translates to MLKNHPKGLISASLTNMGERFGFYIMMGILLLFLQAKFGLSGKEASVIYSIFYASVYVLALVGGIIADSMKNYKGTILVGLIVMAAGYVMLGIPTPTQATGMTPWLIFTCAALAFISFGNGLFKGNLQALVGRMYDNDTYRDKRDSGFSLFYMFINVGAVFAPLVAVAIRNWWVQHNGFVYNADLPERCHQILNGTLPENAKAQVMEMIQAANNGTAVATEGLQEFALKYIQVFSTGFHYAFLAAVFFMAISFLIYIINKHQYPADQKANAVTEAHKDQKQEIKMAADEIRQRIIALCAVFGVVIFFWMSFHQNGVSLTQFAKDYIDLSSVKLDLGFTSIVGAEMFQSINPFFVVTLTPLLLFIFGFLKKRNMEPSTPKKIVIGMFIAALAFVVMAIGSMGLPTFEERNAGVEFTKVSPWLMVLTYMILTIAELFISPMGISFVSKVAPPHLQGIMQGLWLCATAVGNSLLFVGMILYESLSISATWIVFTCACALSMLVMLSMVKWLERVAK, encoded by the coding sequence ATGCTAAAGAATCACCCTAAAGGGTTAATCTCAGCTTCTCTCACGAATATGGGAGAACGCTTCGGATTTTACATCATGATGGGAATCCTGCTACTCTTCCTGCAGGCCAAATTCGGGCTTTCGGGCAAAGAAGCTTCAGTGATTTACTCAATCTTCTATGCTTCGGTATATGTATTGGCTCTCGTGGGAGGTATTATTGCCGACTCTATGAAGAACTACAAGGGTACAATCCTTGTAGGCCTTATCGTGATGGCTGCCGGCTATGTTATGCTTGGTATCCCGACTCCGACACAAGCAACAGGCATGACTCCATGGCTTATCTTCACTTGTGCGGCATTGGCATTCATTTCTTTCGGTAACGGTTTGTTCAAAGGCAACCTTCAAGCCTTGGTCGGAAGGATGTACGACAACGATACCTATCGTGACAAGCGTGATTCCGGTTTTTCTCTCTTCTATATGTTTATCAATGTCGGTGCCGTATTTGCTCCACTGGTAGCTGTAGCTATCCGTAACTGGTGGGTACAACACAATGGTTTCGTTTACAATGCTGACTTGCCTGAACGTTGCCACCAGATTCTAAATGGGACTCTTCCCGAGAATGCCAAGGCTCAGGTAATGGAAATGATTCAAGCTGCCAATAATGGTACTGCAGTTGCAACCGAAGGATTACAAGAATTTGCCTTGAAATATATCCAAGTATTCAGCACAGGATTCCACTATGCATTCCTTGCAGCCGTATTCTTTATGGCAATTTCTTTCCTGATTTATATCATCAATAAGCATCAATATCCCGCTGATCAAAAAGCTAATGCCGTAACTGAGGCTCATAAAGATCAAAAGCAAGAAATCAAGATGGCAGCCGATGAGATCCGCCAACGCATTATTGCTCTTTGCGCAGTTTTCGGTGTCGTTATTTTCTTCTGGATGTCTTTCCACCAAAACGGAGTATCGCTGACTCAGTTTGCTAAGGATTATATTGACCTAAGTAGTGTAAAACTCGATCTTGGTTTCACTTCAATAGTGGGAGCTGAAATGTTCCAGTCAATCAACCCGTTCTTCGTAGTAACTCTTACGCCACTTCTGCTCTTCATCTTCGGTTTTCTGAAGAAACGTAATATGGAGCCTTCCACCCCTAAGAAAATTGTGATCGGTATGTTTATCGCTGCACTTGCTTTCGTCGTGATGGCTATCGGTTCAATGGGACTGCCTACTTTCGAAGAGCGTAATGCAGGGGTAGAGTTTACGAAAGTTTCTCCTTGGTTGATGGTATTGACCTACATGATTCTGACGATTGCCGAACTCTTTATCAGTCCGATGGGTATCAGCTTCGTTTCTAAGGTGGCACCTCCCCATCTCCAAGGTATTATGCAGGGCTTGTGGCTGTGTGCTACGGCTGTAGGAAACTCACTCCTGTTCGTGGGTATGATTCTGTACGAATCGCTTTCTATCTCTGCTACATGGATTGTATTTACCTGTGCATGTGCATTGTCCATGCTCGTTATGCTCTCCATGGTTAAGTGGCTGGAGCGGGTAGCGAAGTAA
- a CDS encoding DUF4831 family protein has translation MSAQTFFFKLLLPALLLCTGVVSAQTNVASYEPVRYNGEGIVYALPQTRIVVRAQLERTIHKPGPLHLYAERYFGQEAGGEPSIRYRLGRVIAQSVGIPDFDQKYIVEFRAGTVADFVTLNKRGIIVGINADRQDLPSPCPNTLFRLPRIQPGIEKRPALPQEYTVAGTKGKQAEIAAAQVFRIRESLMDLLTGQAENMPKDGAAMQLMTQELKAQETALLELFYGKEEIAWEERSWTIEPKNDIKGQILFRFSPLRGVVDSDDLSGEPVSFSLRTTDKAPEMDEKEAAKYEKSLKGIVYNLPGAARITLEHNRKVLFDEELPVTQFGRRQALAPKMFRDRGPAIRVVFDENTGAIRQINENK, from the coding sequence ATGTCCGCACAGACTTTTTTCTTCAAGCTACTGTTGCCTGCTTTGCTCCTTTGCACAGGAGTCGTTTCGGCACAAACCAACGTCGCTTCCTATGAGCCTGTCCGCTACAATGGAGAAGGGATCGTCTATGCCCTCCCACAGACACGCATCGTTGTACGGGCACAATTAGAACGTACTATCCACAAGCCCGGGCCGCTCCATCTCTATGCCGAGAGGTACTTCGGACAGGAGGCCGGCGGAGAACCGAGCATCCGTTACCGTTTGGGTAGAGTGATAGCCCAATCCGTGGGAATACCCGATTTCGATCAAAAATATATAGTAGAGTTCCGTGCCGGTACGGTGGCAGACTTCGTAACCCTCAACAAAAGAGGTATCATAGTCGGTATCAATGCCGACAGGCAAGACCTGCCATCACCATGTCCGAACACTCTCTTCCGTTTGCCGAGAATACAGCCCGGCATAGAAAAACGTCCTGCATTACCTCAGGAATATACCGTGGCAGGCACGAAAGGAAAGCAAGCGGAAATCGCCGCCGCCCAAGTATTCCGCATACGTGAGAGCCTGATGGATTTGCTGACCGGTCAGGCTGAGAACATGCCCAAGGATGGAGCGGCTATGCAGCTGATGACGCAAGAGCTGAAAGCACAGGAAACTGCTCTGCTGGAATTATTCTATGGAAAGGAAGAGATTGCATGGGAAGAACGCTCATGGACTATTGAACCTAAAAACGATATAAAAGGACAAATCCTTTTTCGATTCTCTCCACTCAGAGGGGTAGTCGATTCGGACGATCTTTCGGGAGAACCGGTTAGTTTCAGCCTTCGCACCACGGACAAGGCTCCGGAAATGGACGAAAAAGAGGCGGCCAAGTATGAAAAGAGCCTCAAGGGTATCGTATACAATCTGCCCGGAGCCGCTCGCATTACATTGGAACACAACCGCAAGGTACTCTTCGATGAAGAGCTTCCTGTCACACAATTTGGCCGTAGACAGGCCTTAGCTCCCAAAATGTTCCGCGACAGGGGTCCGGCTATCCGTGTCGTATTCGATGAAAATACGGGAGCCATCCGTCAAATCAACGAAAACAAATAA